In Zea mays cultivar B73 chromosome 7, Zm-B73-REFERENCE-NAM-5.0, whole genome shotgun sequence, the following proteins share a genomic window:
- the LOC103633241 gene encoding uncharacterized protein has protein sequence MFLDCERRDFVVQSYHRELLEQRQSALRRWPPQRSPIARFQPRKMLPENAAREPWKASATKKLSRKRARDKKSSSRRTH, from the exons ATGTTCCTGGATTGTGAAAGGCGTGATTTTGTTGTTCAG TCGTACCACCGAGAACTGTTGGAACAGAGGCAGTCTGCCTTACGAAGATGGCCTCCCCAGCGGTCTCCCATCGCGCGCTTCCAACCTAGAAAGATGCTTCCAGAAAATGCAGCAAGGGAACCATGGAAGGCTTCTGCAACCAAGAAGTTATCACGGAAGCGAGCACGGGATAAGAAATCAAGCTCGAGACGAACTCATTGA